From Sander vitreus isolate 19-12246 unplaced genomic scaffold, sanVit1 ctg154_0, whole genome shotgun sequence:
cataacaaatcaaaaacaaatagGTTTAGTCTTTACTTATCTTACGCTTGTTACTATGCTGTAGTAAGTTGTGATGCGTATTAATGCAAACTACATTTTCATTGAGATACGACACTTTAATTTGTTAATTTGTCTTTAGGCTGCTAAGAAAAGTGACCATATTCAATTATACTCATCTAGAGAGTCTACTTTAATGAAGATTACTCTTTCAAGTTTAGCTATTTTCAACAGTGCATCTAACCAGCCTTGAATGTGTGGAGCACTACTTTCTctccatttacaaaaaaatctgCTTTTTGGCAACGGCAAAGGCTACCGACATCCACTTATTGTGATGTTGATGAGGCAATCTTGATAGAACCCCTATTACACAGAGTACAGGGTCAGGTTGGATACACATTTTTGACACGTCACACAATTTTCTGaatgaaaatcatttaaaagattaaaacctaaaacccaaagttacaaacaTGAGTCAAAAGCGAATTTAAACAAGTGcgttcagctgctttttaaaagcttcaacagagactgcagaacgtaagACAATAGGAAGGGCGGTCCACAGAGTCTGAGCCACCGCTTTAAAGGAacggtcacctttagtttttaagCGAGTGTGTGGGACCACCAGTAAtccctggttagaagacctgagtGACCTGTTAGTAATGTACGGATGGAGCATGTCCGAGATATAAacaggtagcctggctccgccctcctacatacttctgctcaattttcatttcccttcagtactccgtctgggtttgcggtatattcttaggttttctccggtcaaatatttgtaggtccaatcagcgaacagagggagtggctgagaacgatgacgttgaggacgtgcactagaaaggtgcgagcgaagccatttggtccgttgtggcagcaaagttgccgaatatccagaagttaaagcccgagcaagaacaatctttgctgagttgtgttggtggccgtgatgttgtggccctcctctcCACGAGGTTCGGgagcagtttgattttccagctcgctccgttagtggtgaaggagttagctaaggctaacgctagcgatgctaatgctaaatataagccgatagttgttgcacatgcgcatgacatacgtcacgaccaaacgttagcgattggttatggcagatccagagtgactctgggcagatccaatagttttaaacttcaacagagtacccgccttcaaggaagttaacacttgtcaatggagagtggccagactctctgtaaaaatgaaatggaccagagtctggtaggaccaggctaatggaccagagtctggtaggaccaggctaatgtaccagagtctggtaggactagACTAATGTACCAGAGTATGGTAGGACTAgactaatgtaccagagtctggtaggaccaggctaatgtagcAGAGTCTGGTAgaaccaggctaatgtaccagagtctggtaggactagactaatgtaccagagtctggtaggactagactaatgtaccagagtctggtaggaccaggctaatgtaccagagtctggtaggaccaggctagtgtaccagagtctggtaggaccaggctaatgtaccagagtctggtaggaccaggctaatgtaccagagtatggtaggaccaggctagtgtaccagagtctggtaggaccaggctaatgtaccagagtctggtaggaccaggctaatgtaccagagtatggtaggaccaggctaatgtaccagagtctggtaggaccaggctagtgtaccagagtctggtaggaccaggctaatgtaccagagtatggtaggaccaggctagtgtaccagagtctggtaggaccaggctagtgtaccagagtctggtaggaccaggctaatgtagcAGAGTCTGGTAgaaccaggctaatgtaccagagtctggtaggactaggctagtgtaccagagtctggtaggaccaggctaatgtaccagagtctggtaggactagACAAATGTACCAGAGTATGGTAGGACCatgctagtgtaccagagtctggtaggaccagactaatgtaccagagtctggtaggactagactaatgtaccagagtatggtaggaccaggctagtgtaccagagtatggtaggaccaggctaatgtaccagagtctggtaggaccaggctaatgtaccagagtctggtaggaccaggctaatgtaccagagtctggtaggaccaggctaataaACAGGCGCCTGACCGTGCAAAATTTTATAATTCAGAACAATAACTTTAAATTGGATCCTGGACTTGATTGGAAGCCAGTGTAATGAGTATAAAACAGGAGTGATGTGCGacatcctgctggacctggtcaacagACTTGCAGCAGAGTCCTGGACCAGTTGTAGACGGTCCTGGGACGACTTGCTGAGACATGTGAAAAtggagttgcagtaatcaagccaTGATCAGACTCTACAATCAGCACTGCTCTCAGTAGACcacatggacaaaatacacacaccagGACTTACAATAAAACATGTGACTTACTGCAgtaactgtaaatacattttacttttacttttactttttactatttactgtgcaattactgtaaatacattttactattttaatatttactctatttaatatgttattattgttgtgttttaatgtgtgtccTCTACTTTCCTcttatcccttgctgctgcaacagtgtgagttttccccattgtgggataataaaggattttgaatgaTATAAAACCATGAATGATCCTGTCAAGCTCAGAATGCTCTAAGATTTGGTCATGTTTCTTAATTGAAAGAAACAAGTGTGAGTCAGTGATTTGATATGTTGATCGAAATACATGTTATGATCAAATATAACACCAAGATTTCTCAGTTTGGACTGTACCGCTGAAGAAAGGGACCCCAAAAGCTGAGTAACTTTggaagagctgaacattttggatatttgaatgtttttttgtagatACAAGTAGTTATGTGGAAGTTTTTGGGCATCCATAAAACACATGAAGGAAGAACAGAAACCCTGtatcatgtgtttgtgtgtgtttttctcatttctgtATGAGAATCCTTGACAACCCCACAAACGTCTTCATGGAAATCTTTAACCTCAGACACCATACTGAAGGTATACTATACGTGACTTATGCCTGcttgcatgtgagtgtgttctTGTTTGGATAAGAACAGTGTAGTTATTTCCTCCAATGATGGTTAACACCAAAGTCTCCTTCTTATTCCTCGTGGTTAAATCAGTTGTTACTGCATGAGTGGGGTTTTCAATGTCCCCTTTCAGTTAAGTTAAAGGGAACTATGgagtttttttagcttaatttaccctAACTGAGCAGCTTCAGAGTCaatggtcgtctcgctcccccctagcgcctgtgagtgTAGTGAAGTTTTATTATGTTTGCATTCCTATTAGTGTGTAATGTATTATCTCAAACAATACATCAGTTCGTAATGTGTTTGTGCCCTTAATTAGTTTCCACTGGCAGTTTACAGACacttatattcaattcaattcaatttatagtGTCAGTTGTGAAccgaagttatctcaggacactttacagatagagtaggtctagacaacACTTcatatttacaaagacccaacaattgagagagacacacacgcagatataCAGACTTCCTAAAGACTAAACTAGTAttgggaaaaaaatgaatagaTGTAATGTGTATATGTTATGTAGTATTCATATTCTTATTGTAACTGCCATTGTAAGTTCATAACATGAAAACATCTAAGGAGTGGTGCAAATCATCGGGGGGCGGGGCTTGCCTTCTCCTTTTTGGTCAAATCACTCAGAGCTGCACCATGGTGAGTAGGTGTCTTTAAGTCCTCTGCTTTGCCAATATTTTATATCGTTCTAATTACATTATACATTGCTTATTTCATTTCTGTTGTCAGTGAAATGTGGaattgtaatttgttttgtattatttctGGTTGCATCAGGCTGCGACTGAagatcagacagacaggtgagtcATCTGATTGACTGAACTATAAGTTAGTATCAATGCATATGTCACAAAGTAGACACAGCTAAAGTACTTTACATCCTCAGTCTGggtacacacacagtcaagtgttgttgttaaaaaatgtatatttatgttttaattttcaacatgtttaatacatttacaaacaacCTTTGAAACTGTCACTTCTTTAGGAAAGGTGGGAAGACATCCAGTGTTGGTGTGCTGATCTTTTCAGATGTCCTAAaaacttttcattttattattttagagCTGCAAAATACATGGAAGACCCTTTCAGGTCGAATGCTTTCCTGATTATTAACACAATGTTGGAACTGAATTCAGAACGTCCTACAGTGCTGGTGGATGAGGTACGTCTGAGACTGTTATGAACTTGAAGTGCTGTTCTTTTGGACATACTGCTTGGCCCTGGCTGACATAGTGTATTTTTTACACAACACAGAAAATGATATCTCAGTGACTGTGTTTTGACTTTACAGATTCTTCACAGCATCTTCTTTTTGGGAAAGATAAATGATCCACAGCATCCCCCAGAAAGTATTGTGACTGATGCTGAAATGCTTGAAGGCTTAAAGAACACCTACCCTCGGCCTTTTGTCCACTATTCCTCTCAAATGCCCAAGCGGAGTCCATTCTCATGTGTGCTAGACATGGTAAGATGACAGCTTGTCAAAAGATGATACAATTGTTCTTTGTCAAGTAGTACAGGACTGCTACTTCTCCTTAACATTCTCAAATATTACAGCATGTTTCAAAATGATTTGATGCGTTTGTGGGGACAGCAGCAGCTTGATAATATGTGTGATCGCTTTCAGATTGTCCTCCTGActggagaagagaaagaagaggaaataAAGGAGAAGGTGCGAGAGATCACCAAACAACTGAGGAGGGGTAAAACAAGGCCTCTTATCTCCTCCACCATCTGTGTCTCTCAGATCCCAAATTCAGACAGGTACTATGGCGTCTCCATGTCCACTAGTGGGCCTAAGCCTGGTAGAATCATGGTTGCTGCGTCCTGTCTTAGCTCCTGGGATAAGTATGTGGCTGGTGCAGTGATGACCTACCCCCCAAATAAGGCCAAGAAACGATGTTTTGATGGGACCATGAGACTGCCAGAGAATGTCAGGTGCGAGGCGTCTAACATCCTTCAAGGTACACCTCTGCCTCCTTGCAGATCATGTaagaatttgttttttaaaacagaTGTAACAAAAGAGTGGCCCTACGGTCACTGTGCTGAAGTTGAAAGTCTGAGCAACTTGTTTAGAAATGTTGAAGAAGTTAGAGAGCAAGCAAGACCAACATCGGCGAATAGCACAGAGGAGAACAGGCTGAGGGCTGAAGAGAGTGTCAAGACAGAGCTTAGACGTCTGCTGGAAGAGCACAACTTTACATGGGATGGAGAATACTTCACCCCACAACATCCTTAACAGAATGTAAAGAAGTCACGTTCAGCGTGACGCTCGTTACCAGAAatgaaattatattaaatatcgTAAGTAGAATTCTTATGGTGCTCTATTATAACTTGACCAGAGATATTTAAGAgtatttactgtaacattaaagatacaaatacatgtaTTGAGAAGATTGTAAACCAATGGCAGTTGTTTAAAGGAAGCAAGCAGAAGGTGATGTAttaaagatgtcattcataatAAAATGAAACTGGTGTGAACTCCAATGCATGATTTGTTTTGATTTCATGTCCTGCAACCTGAAAGAAGTGATCATTTGCCAAAGAGATAATTAAGATAATTACAAGCATCAGGACGGATCTTAACAGAATTAGACAGAGAATATGAAACCTACATTTTTGATTCATGTGTGAGTTTATAAATATCAGATATATGCTGTTGCACTGTGAGAAATCATTTTGATATATGAAGTCCTGTAGCTGTACAAGTTTGTGGTATTATTAGAATATAATTCAGTTAATACAGGACGGGGGGGGTATGTATGTATCTAACCCTACCCTTCAACACAGGCTTGCATAACGACACACGATACAGTTGTAGTTCCTTTATGCtgaacaataaaagaaaaacacatttgtttttcttcttgcgCAGCAAcggtgacagacacacaggttattaaacctgtttcacgGCCTTTAACCCTGTAAtagtttgtcctctgtcactaacagacgcGTTCACAAAAGCAAGAATCACAAAGAACAGGAACAGCTTCAAacaagccaaactacaaagtaCCACATGTGAGGGCAATGTTCACACAACCATGTTATAGTAAATGAATGTTAGTGTTAGTAACcagaaactaaatgaaaacTATACTATATGTCAACTAATGTAGTTTACTTTATTTGCACGATATATAAAGTATACAATAGATAGATAAAAATGAGCACTTTCAGTGCCGGAGAAAGAAGCCTGAAATGTTCATTCAGAGTTCTTCTCTGAtccaaaagagaaaaaacagcaTGAAGCATGATAATTCctctacaaaaaataaaaaggaagccaagcaaaacaacaaccaaacaggttaatataacacacacaatacatataatatatatatatatgttctaataatcagtccttccaggattttgcgatgtcCCGATCAcaacaattcacgcaaattcatcCAATCACCGTAAATTCGGTGCGACTTTTACCAAAAACCGGCGTTTCCtgtgacttcaaccaatcccagcagtcccacgtgccagactctgcgtcagtatgtgactctgagagccactgaccaagcgggagtgagaaccaagggggtaagccagcaTCTGGAAGGCGTATCTCCAACgaggtggtggtgatggtgctgTGGATATGACACGTGCccttggtgtgggagatctgggttcaattcccactgcggtacatcaaccaatgtgtccctgagcaagacacttaacccctagctgctccagaggtgtgccacctctgacatatagcaattgtaagctgctttggataaaagcatcaacTAAAAGACATGTGatgttagcatcccattgactcccattcattctgacgtcactttgacagagaataactttacatctgaagcgtttaaagactctatttgtctgttgtttatttctaaagaaacacgacaatgtataaaaggctccattaccttgtagctcacgttatggctcacacatctacgtcttcaagctcagttggaggctgctcagtaacgctcagccatcaccgggaaagagcttctaatgtccttcactggtctccgtccagagacaacGGGATCTGTTAGTCCATTTATTTTACCGTCCATAGGAAAACCAAACTCTGTAAGCCCTAGACATAACAATACTGTTGTAGCGAGTTTCCTTTCTGGTTCGTGCTTTGACAAATGAtgtgaattcaaacaaaactatTTTGGAGATCAGAACAGATCTCACTGTTTAGTTAGTTTGTTTTGTCAACGTAAAataagtcaatgttgacttCTGGTTTCAAACGTCTGGGCAGAACCGTCGCATGGGTTGTGCCAACAGCGTGACCGCACATGGCATCACACCTCTGGGGGGCCTCGCGCCTCTGGGGGGCATCGCGCCTCTGGGGGGCATCGCACCTCTGGGGAGCATCGAGCCTCTGGGGGGCCTCGAGCCTCTGGGGGGCCTCGAGCCTCTGGGGGGCCTCGCGccactactggtcaaaagtttggggtcacttcgaaatttccattccactccagtACAgccagaataccagctgagatcagttgcattgtttttttaatcagggcagcagtttccagatattacattatgtgtttacataattccaaaagggttctccaatgttgtagacagaagtggctgaaaaaacacttgaaatccatgctttttggtctaaacgtcatacccaaattaaaagtggtacagctcccatatactctgacactctggggtgtgcctgacatcattggaaaggaaacGCTCTCAAGTTGTTGTTAgaagtgtcagggtgattctaggccttactgacacagagttacagaggctagaatggagggtttttatttccatccaagtcatacatctgtaaaatgattagaatACACTGCtggaacaaaggaagcgactcagagcttgccgtaaagcagcatctctggccgtatatgtgtatgacgtcattgacattttaaaaggctttttagaacaaaaaagccactttaaaataatctaacacccagcagtgtgtattttcttagcctcccctttcaaatgcaacattcaaattactagacaaaaaatgatatcctgagaaaagtggatgttgaggggtacagctccatagagtcccattcattctgcactggcctgtgagcgccccctatatggacctctggtggaactgcaaccagttcagaagcaggaagtaacgagagagcggaccttcttcccttattagaaatgatttgccgataccgagtactgatcccaTACCAGTGTATCATATATtctatgttttaacagctgtgtaCTACTATCCCGGTATCTTTGTTGTGGGAAACACCCTGGTTACACATATGTACAAACTGTTTCCAGAAACTATTACAAAGTGTGTCCAGAAAGTGTGGagaatcacacagacacagtctcAGTCACCGTGGAAACCCAAATAAAACTCCCTGGGTAGGAGAAGGCCTCGGTGTTATTTACCAGACAAACAACAGTAaacacgtgtgtgtctgtgtgtgtgtttgtgtctgtatgtgtgtgtgtgtgtgtgtgtgtgtgtgtgtgtgtctgtgtgtgtgcttgtgtctgtatgtgtgtttgtgtgtgtgtgtgtgtgtgtgtctgtgtgtgtgtgtgtctgtgtgtgtgtgtctgtgtgtgtgtgtgtgtgtgtgtgtgtgtgtgtgtgtgtgtgtgtgtgtgtgtgtgtgtctgtgtgtgtgtgctgtgtgtgtgtgtctgtgtgtgtgtgtgtgtgtgtgtgtgtgtgtgtgtgtgtgtgtgtgtgtgtgtgtgtgtttgtgtgtttgtgtgtgtgtgtgtgtctgtgtgtgtgtgtgtgtgtgtgtcgaggaCCTCCCACATTGATGAGGCTCAGAAGGTCTTTTTAAACAACATTAGCATAAAAACATCAGTTTTGGGTTCTGAATCCCcctttcctccttttctttaacagaggaaagagagagagagagagagagagagagagagagagagagagagagagagagagagagaggagagagagagagagagagagagagagagagagagagggagagagagagagagagagagagagtcagagagagagagagagaggagagagagagagagagagagagagagagagagagagagagagagagagagaggagagagagagagagagagagagagagagagagagagagagagagagagagagagagacagagagagagagagagagagagagagagagagagagagagagagagagagagagagagggagagagagagacagagagagagagagagagagagagagagagagagagagagagggagagagagagagagagagagacagagagagagagacagggagagagagagagagagagagagacagagagagagagagacagagagagagagagagagagagagagagagagagagagggaagagagagagagagagagagagagagagagagagagagagagagagagagagagatatgagacagagagagagagagagagatatgtcagagagagagatgagagagagagagagagagagagagatgagagaggagagTAGAGAGATTAGATAGTTTATAcagatatatagagatatatatagacattagtcagagagagagagagagagagagaaggagagagagagagagagagagagagagagagacagagagagcagagagagagagagaggagagagagagagagagagagagagagagagagagagagagagagagagagagagagagagagagagagagagagagagagagagagacagagagagagagagagagagagagagagagagagagagagggagagagagagagagagagagagagagggagagggagggagagagagagagagagagagagagagacagagagggagagagagagatttagttttctttttttttttaaacattattttttggggcatttttaggcctttattcgacaagacagctgaagaaatgaaagggggggaatgacatgcagcaaagggccgcaggtcggaatcaaacccacggccgctgtgtcgaggagtgaccctctatatatgggcgccccctctaccaggtgagctatccgggcgccctatacagaaaataatttaaaaaaatgagataATCTAACTATGATGGGCTGTTATTGTTTATGTGACGTCATTCTGTTTGACACTGAGTCACTAAAGACGTACACaatgatatttttttatatgtctTTGTTGTTTTACATGTATGTGAAGTTGTATGTATGGTATATTTATGTAGATGTTGTGATTGTTGTATGTGAagcccaggaagagtagctgctAATGGGGGATCCGaaataaagaagaagaggaagaggaggaagaagattgTAGATTTCCTTTTCAGTCTTTCCTGGATGTAAGATTTTAACTTTCTGTGTCAAAATACTGTTTCAGTTCGTGTATTCTTCACGGAGTCTTTCCCTGCTCGCTTTTCCTACAAAAACCCAATTGTATACATTATAAGACATGCTCCTTTAGTTAAAAAGAGAGGCGATGAGAcggctactgtactgtatgtctagGTCGGTCTGCTAAATGAGGACGAGATGCACAATGAGTCATAACACAATGAACTGATGTTTAGTTTATcttaaaaaggtgaaaaaaatagctatttccacaaacaatatcaataaatattCCAGAAACCGTCCAATGATATGACCAATACATGTCCATGAATCTACACAGAAATAACCAATAAATGTCCATGAATCTACACAGAAATAACCAAAAAATGTCCAAGAAACATCCGAGACCCTAACCCAGAAATGACCAATATTCACAATTTCCCAAACACACGTTTGTTTAAATTATTGATTTGTTAAGATACAGGATTGTTCATGGGTTCGCTTCTAGTTAAAAACAGAATGGacgcctcaaaacacacatttcagtcaaaataaaagcagctcGGTGGCTTTCCGTTTTGCTGAATTCACCAGAAGACCGTGATTCaagaaaggtcaaaggtcaggcgGCACAAAGTGTACGACAGTGTGTCAGTAAGCAGCACAACATTAAACTAACAGATTTcttaatggagtctggtggacaCAATAGCTGcgttcgaaaccgttccctcacTCACTCTTCCCTATGtaatgtttattaaatagtgaactaacGTATGTAGGGAACGCACCAAAGAAGATTTCAGACCCTCATTGTTGCGTCAGGAGATGCGGCGTTTATTTGTGTGACGGAGACGGGCGCGACCAGCagcatgtaaacaaaccaagggggtaagcttcgcttcagaactcgaacctcctatggcgccattttgatgctaacaagccgtCACCCGCTGTTAGCATTctattgactcccattcattttgacgccactttgacagcaa
This genomic window contains:
- the LOC144513238 gene encoding uncharacterized protein LOC144513238 encodes the protein MAATEDQTDRAAKYMEDPFRSNAFLIINTMLELNSERPTVLVDEILHSIFFLGKINDPQHPPESIVTDAEMLEGLKNTYPRPFVHYSSQMPKRSPFSCVLDMIVLLTGEEKEEEIKEKVREITKQLRRGKTRPLISSTICVSQIPNSDRYYGVSMSTSGPKPGRIMVAASCLSSWDKYVAGAVMTYPPNKAKKRCFDGTMRLPENVRCEASNILQGTPLPPCRSCKNLFFKTDVTKEWPYGHCAEVESLSNLFRNVEEVREQARPTSANSTEENRLRAEESVKTELRRLLEEHNFTWDGEYFTPQHP